A part of Candidatus Eisenbacteria bacterium genomic DNA contains:
- the sufB gene encoding Fe-S cluster assembly protein SufB, which translates to YVEGCTAPIYATDSLHSAVVEIIVKPGARCRYTTIQNWSNNVYNLVTKRAAAYRDATMEWVDANLGSKLTMKYPSVYLMEPGAHAEILSIAFAGKGQHQDAGGKAVHGAPNTTSSVVSKSISKDGGRAGYRGLIKVAKGATGCKSTVRCDALLLDEDSRSDTYPYMEIEEDKVSIGHEATVSKIGDEQLFYLMSRGIPEAEAAAMIVSGFIEPITKELPMEYAVEMNRLIQLQMEGSVG; encoded by the coding sequence TTACGTCGAAGGATGCACGGCGCCGATCTACGCGACCGACTCGCTCCATTCCGCGGTCGTCGAGATCATCGTGAAGCCCGGCGCCCGCTGCCGCTACACCACGATCCAGAACTGGTCGAACAACGTGTACAACCTCGTGACCAAGCGTGCCGCCGCGTATCGCGACGCGACCATGGAATGGGTCGACGCGAACCTCGGCTCCAAGCTCACGATGAAGTATCCGAGCGTCTACCTCATGGAACCGGGCGCGCACGCCGAGATCCTCTCGATCGCGTTCGCCGGGAAGGGGCAGCACCAGGACGCGGGCGGCAAGGCCGTTCACGGCGCGCCGAACACCACGTCCAGCGTGGTTTCGAAGTCGATCAGCAAGGACGGCGGACGCGCGGGGTACCGGGGGCTCATCAAGGTCGCGAAGGGCGCCACGGGGTGCAAGTCGACCGTGCGCTGCGACGCCCTCCTCCTGGACGAGGACTCGCGCTCGGACACGTATCCGTACATGGAGATCGAGGAGGACAAGGTCTCGATCGGCCACGAGGCGACGGTCTCGAAGATCGGGGACGAGCAGCTCTTCTACCTCATGAGCCGCGGGATTCCCGAGGCCGAGGCGGCCGCGATGATCGTGAGCGGGTTCATCGAGCCCATCACGAAGGAGCTCCCGATGGAGTACGCGGTCGAGATGAACCGGCTGATCCAGCTGCAGATGGAGGGCTCGGTCGGCTGA
- the sufD gene encoding Fe-S cluster assembly protein SufD, giving the protein MNPTETIAPSTIHLGALDRSAVAALSARERDPDFLVKRREEALVFVERTPFPNRLEELWRRTDISGLKWDRVLANVEPRPPARSVKDLSPFLQEEIGPSTERSALIVHVDSGIVLREMDDEIAKLGVTVLPLVEAARTRPELIQKHLGSVVRPDENRLSGLNAALASGGAVIHVPRGVTVPRPIRVVVSRETPDLGTFPHVLVVMEPESTATVIEEYVSPGESGTGVNVGVSEILVGQAANLHLATLQRWGSNVYHFGVERVRVARDARFHWTFAGLGGKLSKVDMEMHLDGEGSEAKFSGCYFGNESQHFDFHSFQNHRVGHSLSDLLFKGALRGKARMVYQGLIKVHKDAQRSDAYQANRNLILSNKARADSIPSLEIEANDVRCTHGATVGQVDEDQLFYLMARGLARLDAEQLIVRGFFEPVLERIPAESLRALVTEAIERKAAA; this is encoded by the coding sequence GTGAATCCAACGGAAACCATCGCGCCGAGCACGATCCATCTCGGCGCGCTCGACCGGAGCGCCGTCGCGGCCCTTTCGGCCCGTGAGCGCGACCCGGACTTCCTCGTGAAGCGGCGGGAGGAGGCGCTCGTGTTCGTGGAGCGCACCCCCTTCCCGAACCGCCTCGAAGAGCTGTGGCGCCGCACCGACATCAGCGGGCTCAAGTGGGACCGCGTTCTCGCGAACGTGGAGCCGCGCCCGCCCGCCCGGTCGGTGAAGGACCTCTCCCCGTTCCTCCAGGAGGAGATCGGACCGTCCACGGAGCGTTCGGCGCTGATCGTGCACGTCGATTCCGGAATCGTGCTCCGTGAGATGGACGACGAGATCGCGAAGCTCGGCGTCACCGTGCTCCCGCTCGTGGAAGCGGCGCGCACGCGGCCGGAGCTGATCCAGAAGCACCTCGGCTCCGTGGTGCGCCCGGACGAGAATCGCCTTTCCGGCCTGAACGCGGCGCTCGCGTCGGGCGGCGCGGTGATCCACGTGCCGCGCGGCGTCACGGTGCCGAGGCCGATCCGCGTGGTCGTGTCTCGCGAGACGCCGGACCTCGGGACGTTCCCGCACGTCCTCGTGGTGATGGAGCCCGAGAGCACGGCGACCGTCATCGAGGAGTACGTCTCCCCGGGCGAGTCCGGAACGGGCGTCAACGTCGGCGTGAGCGAGATCCTGGTCGGACAAGCCGCGAACCTCCATCTCGCGACGCTCCAGCGCTGGGGCTCGAACGTCTACCACTTCGGCGTGGAGCGGGTGCGGGTCGCGCGCGACGCGCGCTTCCACTGGACCTTCGCGGGTCTCGGCGGAAAGCTCTCGAAGGTGGACATGGAGATGCACCTGGACGGCGAGGGGAGCGAGGCCAAGTTCTCGGGCTGCTACTTCGGAAACGAGTCGCAGCACTTCGACTTCCACAGCTTCCAGAACCACCGCGTGGGGCACTCGCTGAGCGATCTCCTCTTCAAGGGCGCGCTCCGGGGCAAGGCCCGCATGGTGTACCAGGGCCTCATCAAGGTCCACAAGGACGCCCAACGGTCGGACGCCTACCAGGCGAACCGGAACCTGATCCTCTCGAACAAGGCCCGCGCGGACTCGATCCCGAGCCTCGAGATCGAGGCGAACGACGTGCGCTGCACGCACGGCGCCACGGTGGGACAGGTGGACGAGGACCAGCTCTTCTACCTCATGGCGCGGGGGCTCGCTCGCCTCGACGCGGAGCAGCTCATTGTACGTGGATTCTTCGAACCCGTGCTGGAGCGCATTCCCGCGGAGTCCCTGCGAGCGCTCGTCACCGAGGCGATCGAGAGGAAGGCCGCCGCCTGA
- a CDS encoding cysteine desulfurase has translation MKAVATERRAAPDFAAIRRDFPILERTVYGKPLIYLDSTATTQKPRQVLETEDRYYRTYNANIHRGVYRIAEEATEAYEDARGKIARFVNARSAREIVFTRGTTESVNLVANAWGRSNVRQGDVILLTEMEHHSNLVPWQLLATAQGATIRYIPVDGQGRLDLSGLDRLLEGPVRIVALAHVSNVLGTINPVHEIVRRAHAVGAKVLLDAAQSVPHMPVDVRGIDCDFLAFSGHKMLAPTGIGALYGKHDVLDAMPPFLGGGEMIREVRLEGSTWNDVPFRFEAGTMNIAGTIAFGAAVDYLSEIGMEAVHAHGGELVQAAFRTLQAIPGVTIYGPPAGERGAIVSFTVDDIHAHDVAAVLDREGVAVRAGHHCAMPLHRKLGIAASARASFHVYNAAGDLERLGEGVRKAKQIFHR, from the coding sequence ATGAAAGCGGTCGCGACCGAGCGACGCGCGGCGCCGGACTTCGCGGCGATCCGCCGCGACTTCCCGATCCTCGAGCGGACGGTCTACGGGAAGCCGCTGATCTATCTCGATTCGACGGCCACGACGCAAAAGCCCAGGCAGGTGCTCGAGACCGAGGACCGTTACTACCGCACGTACAACGCCAACATCCATCGCGGCGTCTACCGCATCGCCGAGGAGGCCACCGAGGCGTACGAGGACGCGCGCGGGAAGATCGCCCGGTTCGTGAACGCGCGCTCCGCGCGCGAGATCGTCTTCACGCGCGGGACGACGGAGTCCGTGAACCTGGTCGCGAACGCGTGGGGACGGTCGAACGTCCGCCAGGGGGACGTGATCCTCCTCACCGAGATGGAGCATCACTCGAACCTCGTGCCGTGGCAGCTCCTCGCGACCGCGCAGGGCGCGACGATCCGGTACATCCCCGTGGACGGCCAGGGCCGCCTCGACCTCTCCGGGCTGGACCGGCTGCTCGAGGGACCGGTGAGGATCGTGGCGCTCGCCCACGTGTCGAACGTGCTCGGGACCATCAATCCGGTTCACGAGATCGTCCGGCGCGCGCACGCCGTGGGAGCGAAGGTGCTGCTCGACGCGGCGCAGAGCGTGCCCCACATGCCGGTCGACGTCCGCGGCATCGATTGCGACTTCCTGGCCTTCTCGGGGCACAAGATGCTCGCCCCGACGGGGATCGGAGCGCTCTACGGCAAGCACGACGTTCTGGACGCGATGCCGCCCTTTCTGGGCGGCGGCGAGATGATCCGCGAGGTGCGCCTGGAGGGATCCACGTGGAACGACGTTCCGTTCCGCTTCGAGGCCGGCACCATGAACATCGCCGGCACGATCGCCTTCGGCGCCGCGGTGGACTACCTCTCGGAGATCGGCATGGAGGCCGTCCACGCCCACGGCGGCGAGCTGGTCCAGGCGGCCTTCCGCACGCTGCAAGCGATCCCGGGCGTGACGATCTACGGGCCTCCGGCCGGGGAGCGGGGCGCGATCGTGTCCTTCACCGTGGACGACATCCACGCCCACGACGTCGCGGCCGTGCTCGACCGCGAGGGCGTGGCGGTCCGCGCGGGCCATCACTGCGCGATGCCGCTCCACCGGAAGCTCGGCATCGCCGCCAGTGCGCGCGCCTCGTTCCACGTCTATAATGCCGCCGGCGACCTCGAGCGGCTGGGCGAAGGAGTGCGAAAGGCCAAGCAGATCTTCCACCGATGA